One window of the Rhipicephalus sanguineus isolate Rsan-2018 chromosome 4, BIME_Rsan_1.4, whole genome shotgun sequence genome contains the following:
- the LOC119389027 gene encoding 3-alpha-hydroxysteroid sulfotransferase encodes MPGRRPYRQIIDGVPRCPWIVPETFKKSLRFRAAKDDVVQVTYPKSGTHWVQYITQLILGKASPTTGYSELTRNCRSIEYTDCTDWTPDMPMRLFFTHQPLRREIVNNEAKYVYVARNPWDVCASLFRMMTDVSLYQFEDGTFEEFFEPFIEGDLGYGSYFDHVSAGYALKDQPNVFFLTYEELKANTRSAVLRLARFLGDSYGAALEDDDQRLQNILEWSMPQHMRKTMVIDYKANDTSQWDELFTDKQARSKEGCEGDKHKYAVVKEARVGSWKEYFTPQLLARLEMKIQEEGDKASFIDLWKDIREEAIALSRGCG; translated from the coding sequence ATGCCAGGCCGCAGGCCTTATCGACAGATCATCGACGGCGTGCCCAGGTGCCCTTGGATCGTTCCGGAAACATTCAAGAAGAGCCTCAGATTTCGTGCGGCCAAGGATGACGTTGTGCAAGTCACGTACCCCAAAAGTGGAACCCACTGGGTGCAGTACATCACTCAGCTGATCCTAGGAAAAGCCAGCCCAACTACGGGATACAGCGAACTGACGCGAAACTGCCGCAGCATCGAGTACACCGACTGCACCGACTGGACACCCGATATGCCTATGAGGCTTTTCTTCACCCATCAGCCACTTCGCCGCGAGATCGTGAACAACGAGGCCAAATACGTGTACGTCGCTCGCAATCCTTGGGATGTATGCGCATCCCTGTTTCGCATGATGACGGACGTGAGCCTGTACCAGTTTGAAGACGGCACTTTCGAGGAGTTCTTCGAGCCCTTCATCGAAGGCGACTTGGGCTACGGGAGTTACTTCGACCACGTCTCTGCAGGCTACGCATTGAAGGACCAACCCAACGTGTTCTTCCTTACTTACGAAGAACTCAAGGCGAACACACGAAGCGCGGTACTCAGATTGGCACGCTTCCTTGGCGACAGTTACGGCGCAGCGTTGGAAGATGACGACCAGAGGCTGCAGAACATTCTGGAATGGTCCATGCCCCAACACATGAGGAAGACTATGGTGATCGACTACAAGGCTAACGACACGTCGCAGTGGGACGAGCTGTTTACCGACAAGCAGGCCAGAAGCAAGGAGGGTTGCGAGGGAGACAAGCACAAGTACGCCGTAGTGAAGGAAGCCAGGGTCGGAAGCTGGAAGGAATACTTCACGCCGCAGCTGCTGGCGCGGCTCGAGATGAAAATACAGGAGGAAGGGGATAAAGCTTCTTTCATTGATCTGTGGAAGGACATTCGAGAAGAAGCGATTGCACTGTCCCGAGGTTGCGGGTAG